The segment GGGGACACACCTGAGTCAGCCCATGGCCAGGGGACGCTCCTGAGCCAGCCCACAGCCAGGGGACATGCTGGGCCAGCCCATGGCCAGGGCACATGCCTGAGCAGGCCCCTGTCCCTGATAATTGACACTGTCACCCACCAGTGACAATGGAGACGTGGGAGGTGTGTGGACACGAGCCCCTCCGACGGTTGTGAGAATGTGGTGTTTCTGAGGGGACAGGCAATCTTCCCTGAGGCCACACACTGGGTGCCAATGGGGCACTATCTTGTGGCTCAGTGCAACTTCAAGAGCCCATGATCGTCCCCCAGTCCCCACGCCTGCCGCCCCCAGCACAAGGCCTGTTGTGAGGGACacacaatcacatcaaaaaatcaTTTTGTGCAGCGGACCTCCCTGATCCTTGTCCCCCatcatttccctttttaaaaaaaaaaaaatttagaaatcaagAGAGAGAATCTAGGCCAGGTCATGCTTGGGAAACTGCTGAGATTTCCACCCCCCCCCCGTCTATTCAGTACAtttcttttatcttaaaaaaaaaattaataccattAGGtcatctccctccccaccccgctctcctttttttctatttctgggaaAACTCTTCATTTTGTGTATTTCTCAAGCATCTTGACATTCCGTCTGAGACTAATGGCTGGATCACTTCCTTCCAACCCCTCTCAAAATTCCTGCTGGTTTTATCTCTTGCAAATGCCTAGTGCTGCAAAGCAAATCCCGCCCCCTCCCAACTCTGTCTCTCTACCCCCCTctctgtgaaaaagaaaaggccccCCCGGCTCTCAGTGAGGTCCTCAGGCAACCCAGATACATCCCCCAGTGCCTTCAAAGGTGCCTCATCTGGGCCGCACCAACCTCTGCCTGTTAACTCTTTCAAAGAACGTTTGTCGGTGTGTGAAAGCTGTCTGGGTTCATTGATAAAAAAGGTAttgttctttatattctttttcattatggtttatcacaggatattgaatatagttccctgtgctatacgttaggaccttgttgtttatccattctaaatgtaatagtttgtgtCTACCAAAAAAAGAAcgtctctatgtgtataactgagtcactttgctgtacagccgaGAAtggcacaacattataaatcaactacacttcaataaaaaagaaaaaagagttattGTTTTTAGGGCTGTTTTGTATTAACAGGTTGTATCAGGGGGTGGTCAGTATTTGCAGAGGGCTGAGTTCCCTTTCACCTACTTGTTGCCTTAAAAGATGAAATGATTGGGTAGAGAACACCCCCTCCTTGCCCCCTTGTCAGAGCGTACTTCATTGAAGAGGCCGGCAGGCAGGATGCTACTTCTCCCCAAACCCCAAAGAGTTAAGCCCCGACGGTTAATACTCCTCTCCTCGGCCCCCTCGGCCCTTATTCTAATGTATGAACTCTCATTCAGAAGTGAGCAAGCCGTATGTGCGTCTGGGGCTTGGTGACAGCTTGCCCCCTCTGGACGACATGGATGGTCTCTGCTGAAATGTTTGTGAAAAAGCACAACTTTATAAACACTCAGGGCTCACCCAGACGTAAGCATCTATCATGCAGGCATGTCTCTGCAGCCCCAGGATCCAAGAGGGGGGTTCACTTTGTCCCTTCCTGGCCGGGGACTCTGGGCCCGAGGTGAGAAAAACCAAGGAAGGTTATTAAGAATTCTGACAAGGTAGGCTGAataaattgtgttttctttgtgagCCTTAATCCGGTGTTGTATTGGCTTCTCGGACATGGCTAATTTATTTGGAATTTCATTCTGTTCCTGACAGCGTCCTTGACTAGCTGTTTGATCACCCCAAGCAAAGTTACATACCAGCTTTCAACTGCTGGAAGGGCAGTGGCGTGATTTTTCTCAAGTGCGTTCTCCTGGGCCTGGCTTTATGTTTTCAGGGGGACGTTTCAAACGGCGGGGGCCGTCCCTTGTTAGGGAGAAAACCCGGCCCGCGCAGGGGTCTCCCTCAATGAGGAAGCTTTCCACTTTTCCCCACTCGTCCCACTGTTTGGGATTCTAAGCTGCTTTTGTGgcgcaggaagaaagaaaattaattttctcccCGTCTGCAAGTAGGGAGCATTTCAGTGGAGAGCCGGTTTGCAATGCATGTTCTGTTGATTTCAGCTGCCCACCCCGGCTGGGTTTTGAGATGCAATATTCTCAGGGGaagaagtgaatcagccacaaaCCTCCTTAGGGTGTTAACTCCAGGGTCTCCATCCAGCCTAGGGACCCCCGGCATCTTTCGCTCCATCTTGGCGGAAATAGGAGTTGACGTTCACTCTCTAACTCACACGTGTATGcaatgtttgcttttttatttttatttttatttttggtactaACAAGTGTGTCTTGCttttgccaaaagaaaaaatgaataatgatTTTCCATAAGACTCCAACGCTTTGGAGAGTCTCACTCTCGGCCCTGTTTGACAATTTTGGCAGAATCCAGTCTAATAAAACATGGGCTTCCTGTCATTTCACTTCTTGACACCAGCCTGTGAAGACGCTCCTACCGAGGGCCTTCCAGGTGCGGGAACTGTGCTCAGCCCTGGGGGATGTGGCGGGAGCCCGCATTCTAGAAACACATACAAGATCTCAGAGCATGTTAGGCCTGTGATGAGAGTAACAAACAAAAGTAACCTACCGAACACCAGGGTGTGATGCGGGTGGTGCCTGGGTGTGAGGACTGAGCTTCTCTCATGGGTCCCTGCCTTTGAGTCGGGGAAGTCCACTGGGTCTTTACGACACTTGAGCAGTGCTTTTACTACCTGCAAAGTACTCTGATCCCCGGCCTTGCGTGCAGAACGCGAGAGAGGGGCTATTGTCCCCTTTTccggaggaggaagctgaggcccagagcacTGCCAGGACACCTTGATGGTGACACAGCTTGTTTAGGGCAAGCGACTTGAGTGGAGCACTTGTGGGGCTCATTCCAGGGCCGTGACCTCCAGGGACAGCAGGTCCTGGGTGGGGACACGCCTGTGCCCCTCCACTCCCAGCCCTCCTGCACAGACCTCACCTGGGGGCTGGGGTCATCTGCCAGGTATTGCTAAGGGAGCGATGAGGGAGGATTTGCCCGTTCCTGCTTCAGTGCTTGGacgttgggagggagggaagaagccaAGGAGAGCCGTGACTTTGGGTACCGTCCCAAGCTCCCTGTGATCTCGAGGGGGAATTCTgggggctgtgtgacctttgagTTTGTCCTGACGCCCAGCAGGGGAGTTGGGCTTTCGTCCCCCCATGGTCAGTCCTTGGTGAAGGGTGGCCTGGGGGCGTGTAAACCCTGGGCACTGGGGCAGCTCCTATAACCCAGGATGTCCCTGGATAAGAGAGGGGAGCAAAAGGACACGGGAGCCAGAGACAGAGTGCATGGAGACaggggaggggccctgggggcGGGGCATAGCTCACCGTCACTGTTAACTGTGGGGTGACTTGGCTGCTTCCCTGTGAGTGGGGACCCCAGCACCCACTCCACGGGAGGCTGTGGGCGCTGCACATTTATTATCAGCTTATTACTTTCCCCTTGTGGGTGACGGCCACCTTGTCCCTCTAGCGTCCTCTGCACCTGCGTCAGGTAGACCTTTCCCAAGAGAAGGCGGCCCTGGGTCAGCTGCACACTGTCCAGGGGGAGGGGAGCTATTCGCTTCCTCTCCCGAAGGGCGTGCTGACCTTGGCCTCCCCAGTTCCAGGGGCCTGGGGACGTCTGAGCAGGAAGGGGGAGGCGTCCGTGACCCTGGAGAGTCTCTGTGCGTGGACGCCACATGACTGGTGCACTGTTGATTTTGTGTGTCGATTGTGTGCTTGCAAACAGAGACGTTTATCCAAGGCCACCTTGTCCCCGCTGCTGGGTCAGGGGCtgcggggtgggaggctgagacAAGGAGGACGGGCCCTGCCCGGCGTGCGCCCCTGCCTGCGGCCACCCCAGGATGGCCACTGGGAGACGCTGACCTTCCAAGGTAAGAGAAACTCGAGGACAAgtcttcttctccctccccactctcGGCTGCTCTCCCTTGGGACCTTCACTCCCCACGCAGGTGGGTTCTCAGTGGCTGAGTGGGTGGGCACTTGTGAACGCTCCTGGCGACTTTCTGCAACATTCTGGAAGCCCTTATCCAGTTGCCGAGTCATGGATCTGTTTGATTACTGACTCCATGTCGGGCTCCTAGGATCTGAATTCCCACATGTGTTTGAAGTGGTCTGCAATCCTCTGTCAGGGCAAATAAGCCCAGGGCTGAACGTTACCTGAGAGTCTATTCCGCAGATGCGTTGGACGCCTGACCAGGCCACCGGCTGGCGGCTCTCTCTGTggatggaggtggaaaggggTGTTTGTCCCCCAGAGGGCACAGTACGGCACTGGGCACATTCGAGACAGCCTTGGCTGGTCggagggtgagggctgggggagggttgCAGGTCGGGGGCTCACCTTGGGTCTGGTTCACACGGGGAGCGTCCACACACGTTCACTGGATCGTGAACCGGATTCACTGGATTAAGAAACTGTGAGTGAACGCCGTCTTCCCACTTTCCATCTTACGCTGGGCTCCCTGTCAAAGGCTTTGCATTCACTCCTTAGCTAGAACCTTCTGGGAAGGCTGGGTGGGAGCACATTCTCGTTTTGTAGACGAAGGAAAAATTCAGGAACTGGCTTCAGGTGGCCCGCATCCCTGGAGGCCGCTCAGCTTTCTCCGTGGATCGGGAACCTGGGGGTGGACCATTTCCCGGTGAGAACTCAGCTGATCTCTTGCAGCATCCAGGGACCTGACCTCCAGCTTGCACCCCTTTGCGCCGCAGTACTGGGCAACTGGGGTTGGAGGAGGGGCTGTCTCTCCACCCAAGGGGAACTCGGCTGGGAAAGGCCAGAGGTGAACTTGGGGGTGGGCAGCGCCTGCAGAGGTGTGTGTGCCCTGGTGTGTGTTCACGCGTGTGTGCGcacggggcacgaacacgtgcaTGTTATATGCGCAGGCGTGTGTGTACACgtgttctggtgtgtgtgtgtgtgtgtgtgtgtgtggcaggcagATGCTGTTATTCCACCAGTGTGGTGGGGACTTTTCGGAGGGCGTCCTCTCGGGGGACAGGAAGGCAGCCAGCGATTCCACGCCCAGGCCCCTCGCTGGTCCTGTGTGGACACTGTCCCTTAGCCCTCATCGTGGCCTTTCAAAGCAGAATTGTCACTTGCCTCCCTTTCTGATGAGGTTTGTGGCCCCAGAGGTGAGCCGGTCCCTCCGAGGGTCCACGGTGGGCCCCGGCTTGAGGCCTCGAGGGCTGTCAGGGGACGCCCGCAGGACTGACCCGTTCAGCCTGGGCTGTGGGTGTCCTCCAAGGTCTCTTGGTGGGCTGCTGGGGGCGGTGATCCGGGCGTCGGAGCTGCCCTTCCTGGGTGATTAAGCAGGTTCCCCTCCTGGGCCGCCGgcgctgcccccgcccccagccccgcgcGGCCCACCCCCGCGGGCAGTGTGGGTCTTTGAGATGCTGGCAGCCCGTGTGCTAATTGAGCCGCGCCTGGGGTCGCCTCTGGGCTCTGAGCGACTGATCTcaccttctctcccctctccttccctttcatcgGCGCAGCTCCCGCCTGCCctcccgccgggctccccggccCCTCCCGACGggcctgctgctgctgcagggccCGCAGCCGCTGGACAGCGCCGGCCTCCAGAAGTGATAGCTAATTGCGCAGAGAAAGGGCCCGATTGTCTGGCGGGCCGGAAGAGCGGGCGTGGGCGGCTGAAAGCGCCCGGAGAAGGTGGCCAGCTTCGCCCAGCAGCTGCCGCCGGAGACGTTTGGAGATTACGTCAGCGCTGGGCGGGGGAGCCTCCCGCCTGGGCCCTGACAATGCGGCCCTTGTCGGGCCCGAGAGCCGCCCGCTCGGGATGAATGGCGCGGGGCCTCTTCTGCAAGGAGGCTGCTCGCCGTCCCCGATCTGTCCTCTCCCGCCAGGGAGGCCCCTGGCTTGGGGCTCAGGGCGAACGGGGCCGGTTAGGGTGGGAGACCCCCGGCTGGCCTGAGCTCGCGGCCCAGGCTCCTGGCCGCACGGCTGGCGCTTGGCAGAGCCGGACCTGGGAGCCGGTGCTCGGCCGCTTCGCACACGGACCGCGCGGCCGGGGGCTGCTGCTCCGGGCGGGGCCTGCCCCCGGCATGGCCCCCTGGTTCGCGGGGGGCGCGGGCCCCGAGCCGCTCGTCCTCCTGCTGGGCGTCATCTTGCTGGCGCGCTTCATCCTCTGGTCCTGCCTTGCAACCTACATCGATTATAGACTGGCCCGGCGGCGGCCCCGCAAACCCAAGGAGGACTAGGGCCTCTGCCGGCCAGGGCCTCAAGCTCCAGGCGCCGAGGGGCCGTCCCTCCAGCGGGGCGCTGTCCCAGAGACGGCctgtcctggggctggggggtgggcacAGGAAGGGGCAGCAGAGCGGGTGAACCACTGCCTGCATCCCGCCACGGGGCCCAGATGGACCGGCCCCACCTGGACCGACCAGCGCTGTCCTGGTCACATTCCCCGTCGGGGGATGGAGGGGGCTCCCCCTGCCCATCTCTCCACCAGGTCTGGTGTCCTGTGTTGAAGTGAGTGGTCCTGGGAGTGGGTCTTGCTTTAATACTTTCCCTGCTTCCAATGCTTTATAATGTGTTTGCAGGAAGACGCGGGGGTGAGCCAGAGGGGCTGGGTGGAGGGGTTGCAAGGACAGATGGGACCACATCCAAGCCCGCCCTGCCACCAAAAGCCACCCCCTGACTCAGTCTCCTGCAGGGATAAGTAAGCGCAGACAGTGCCCTGGTTTCCCCAGAGCAGGCCACTCGGAGGGTCTCAAGACAGACACGAGACTCTGAGTTCAAGTCCAGCTCTGGCGGGCCGTGGGCAAACTCTCTTTCCCTATCTCTTAAATGGACGTAATAGTCCCTGCCCCCAGCACCCCCCCCGAAGGTTAACAGGAGGtgaaccatcccccgcccccaatATGCAAACTACAGGACATGTGGAGAAGTCACAGGACCCAGGGCCctctttttctttgtgctttttttttttttttttttttttttttgtggtacgcgggcctctcactgctgtggcctctcccgttgcggagcacaggctccggacgcgcaggcccagcggccatggctcacgggcttagttgctccgcggcatgtgggatcttcccggaccagggcacgaacccgtgacccctgcatcggcaggcggattctcaaccactgcgccaccagggaagccctctttgtgcTTTTAAGTGTGTAGCTGAGACACCCCTGAGCAGACGGACAGGCAGGGAAACTTGACGGGTGCCCAAGAATCCGGCACCCCCTGTCCCCCCTCCTGTCACACCAGCCGGTTCACACCTGACTTCAGGGGCAGCACGTGGTGGCTCGGTGCTTCCTGACCTGGCAGCAGATCTGAATCACCTGGGAGACTTTGGCAACACCAGTGGCCAAGTCCCCCAGACCGAGAAGCATCGGCGGATTCGAGACGTTCCTGGGAGGCTGGAGCCTGGTGACACCATGAATTCCAAAAGGACTTGGGTCAGCCTGGAGTCTTAGGTGGCCGTTAGGGGGCTGGAGTTGGTGAGTGGACACTTGGGCCCCCTTGGCCGGGAGCCGTCCGCCTTGCAGCATCCTGGCAGAAGGGACCATAGGCGTGATCTGGTGCATGGCTATCCTCTGGGCAGTTGTGATAGCCAGTGGCCAAGCAGCACTCGTGTCCCCCTGTGTAAGGACAACCGGCCACGGGGTCCTGAGGGCTCTTGATCGCCGGGTTCGAGGAGGGGGTGTTCTCATTCTCTTTAGGGAAAATGTCATccgattttctttaaaatgaccaTGTATGATTTTGCTGATCTCTCTAAGGAAGAAGAATCACATTCGCTGTCATGAGAATGTACTAGAGGAGGGAGGTTTGGCCGGTATTGCCAGGTTTTAAAACTAAAAGTCCCACGACCTGAGAAACCCCTCTGTCCTGGGCAAAGCAGCCCCTTGGATGGAGGGAGAAGTCAGAGGTTCACATGACACGCTCAAGTCTGGCCCATCGCTGAGTGTGTGTGACCTGCGTGTCCACGTGGGCATGTAGATTTGAGGTTCACCATTTGGTCCGTGAGCTAGAATCCGGGGGCTCTTGCTGGAATTGGAGAGGGACACACTCTCCTGTTGGGGTTGTCCAGCAGAGGGGATGCAAGTGGCCAGCCGGGAACCATGGGAGAAGATGGGATTCTGCCAACATTATTTGAACCCCTTTCCAGTTACATTgaccaatagatttttttttctccttttccttaagCCAGTTTACattggtttctgtcacttgcaactgaTGAAATTACCAGTCAGAATTACTCATCAGAGTACAAGCCCTCTGCCTCCACACATCAACCGTCTATAGCCTCCTGACACATGTCTGACTCAGTGTAGGCACTCGGAATGCTGCGGCTGAGTCGAGAGAGGCCGCGTCCCGGTCCCACGTAGGCAGAGGTTGTATTCCACTGCGTGTAACAGATACGTGGACAAACAGTGACTTAAAGAagagaagtgttttttttttctttttttcatttttcttttacatgtagcaagAAGTCAGGCATATGAGATCCCCAGGTTGTGGTATGGCAGCTCCATGATATCATCAAGGACCCGGATCTTTCAATgtttctgctctgccatccttaGCATGAAGGTTTGGTCTTCGTGGTTACAAGAAGGCTGCAGCTACTCCAGGCATCTTGAGTGAATTTcaggcaggaagagaaagaaaagggtgacagagagggagagatatCTATATCAGGGAGGCAAAGCTTCCCAGAAACCCTTAAATTTATATATGCCATAAACTAGAATTATGTCACATGGCATCCCTAGATCCTGAGACATGGTCCCTTGGCCATTCTTTGTCATTGCAGAGTCTTCATCCAGGACACTATCTTGGCTGTTTGTGTGTCTTTAGTGGCATCCTTATGTGCCAGCTTTGCCCTTGTCTGCCATTGAGAAATATCGGCTGTGTTCACCTGTCCTTGGCAGCTCCACCCTGGAGTCAGAGGGTGGAACTTCTCATGGTTCCTTGGGGTTCCTAAGAATTTGTTCCAGTCAGACAGTCTAAGGATGAAAGAGACTTATTCCTTCTTAGAGATACATGGAGATGCTTCTTTACTCACACCTGGTAGCAAGGGACAGAGACGGTAGCACGTGGGAGGTAGGCTGTGAATAGCTGATGGCGAAATGATGAACAGCAGACGTGTAAGTGGAGGAGTGCTAGTCATTAACTCAGTAAAGCCTCACTGGGTGCTCACAGCCTCACAGCATGGGAGGCATCATGGATACAATGCTGAAAGTGAAGTGCCCTCTCTTCAGGTAGCTTGCAGTCTGGGAGGCAAGAAATGGGCAGCTAGACTAGAAACGAGTATTAGACCTGCACAAGGCACACGAGGCTATTAACCACTAAGACTGTGGCCAGTGTAAATTAAGTTGTCCTATACGTATAAAAcacacaccagattttgaaggCTTGGCACAGAAAATCATGTAAAATCTAATTAATAGTGGTTTTCTACTGATTAtacattgaaatgataatattttggacaccttgggttaaataaaatattacaattaaTCTCACCTGTTTCTCTTAATGCATTTtagtgtggctactagaaaatttaaaattacgtACAtagctcacatttttttttttttatattgcacAGCACTGCAGCAGACCTTTATAGTGTAGTGAAAGTGCTATGGTGTGTGAGTGGATTGTGTGTTATAGGAACACAGAAgggagcttcctggaggaggagtctTAAGTGATAATGTAACTACGGCATACTAGAACCTATGAAATGCAGCTAAAGCAATTCTTGGAGGAAAAGTTATGGCCTTAAATGCCTTTATTaataaacatgaataaaaatgGATGGATTAAGCATAtgactcaataaatttaaaaaagaacaatggaACAAAGCTAAGAAAAACAGAAGGCAGAAATAAAGGTTAAGAGAGGAAATTAATGTATTAACACTGATAGAATTAACTAATGTATCCAAAtcctggatttctttcttt is part of the Kogia breviceps isolate mKogBre1 chromosome 7, mKogBre1 haplotype 1, whole genome shotgun sequence genome and harbors:
- the SMIM38 gene encoding small integral membrane protein 38; amino-acid sequence: MAPWFAGGAGPEPLVLLLGVILLARFILWSCLATYIDYRLARRRPRKPKED